From the Myripristis murdjan chromosome 14, fMyrMur1.1, whole genome shotgun sequence genome, one window contains:
- the rab38b gene encoding ras-related protein Rab-38b, protein MTNHPSSSSGMQSPRKEHLYKVLVIGDLGVGKTSVIRRYVHQTYSTNYRATIGVDFALKVLNWDSETVRLQLWDIAGQERFGNMTRVYYREAMGAFIVFDVTRPTTFEAVTKWKEDLDSKLMLANGQSIATVLLANKCDQGRDEFSNNGIKMDQFCKDNGFVGWFETSAKDNININEAANFLVKHIMATESDILKSVVPDTISPKLDPNRQMSCSGCFKS, encoded by the exons ATGACCAACCACCCATCGTCCTCCAGCGGCATGCAGAGCCCCCGGAAAGAGCACCTGTATAAGGTGCTGGTTATCGGTGACCTGGGGGTCGGGAAGACCTCAGTCATAAGGCGCTACGTCCACCAGACCTACTCCACAAACTACCGAGCCACCATCGGAGTGGACTTTGCCCTGAAGGTGCTGAACTGGGACTCTGAGACAGTCCGGCTTCAGCTGTGGGACATCGCAG GTCAGGAACGCTTTGGTAACATGACACGAGTGTACTACCGTGAAGCCATGGGAGCCTTCATCGTGTTTGATGTGACACGGCCCACGACCTTTGAAGCAGTCACCAAGTGGAAAGAGGACCTGGACTCCAAACTCATGCTGGCTAACGGACAGAGCATTGCCACTGTGCTGCTGGCTAACAAATGTGATCAGGGCAGGGACGAGTTCAGCAATAACGGCATCAAAATGGACCAGTTCTGCAAAGACAATGGCTTTGTTGGGTGGTTCGAGACCTCTGCCAAG GACAATATCAACATCAATGAAGCTGCAAACTTCCTGGTCAAACACATTATGGCCACAGAGAGCGACATCCTGAAGTCGGTGGTGCCAGACACCATCTCACCAAAGCTGGACCCCAACAGGCAGATGAGTTGCTCCGGCTGCTTCAAATCATAA